Proteins from one Deltaproteobacteria bacterium genomic window:
- a CDS encoding YtoQ family protein: MAFTVYLSGEIHTDWRDRIKEGAKAKGLDITFTSAVTDHEASDAAGDVLGEEANQFWRDHKSAKVNAIRTKSLIEKSDLVVVRFGDKYKQWNAAFDAGFCAALGKPYVTLHGEDIIHPLKEVDGSAMAWATTPEQVVDILVYVVGE; the protein is encoded by the coding sequence TTGGCATTTACAGTATACCTTTCAGGAGAAATACATACAGATTGGCGGGACAGGATTAAAGAAGGGGCAAAAGCAAAGGGCCTTGATATTACCTTTACTTCAGCAGTAACGGATCATGAAGCGAGTGATGCAGCAGGTGACGTTCTGGGTGAGGAAGCCAATCAATTCTGGCGGGATCATAAGTCGGCCAAGGTGAATGCTATTCGCACGAAGAGCCTTATTGAAAAGAGCGACCTTGTTGTTGTTCGTTTCGGTGATAAATACAAGCAGTGGAATGCCGCCTTTGATGCAGGTTTTTGTGCGGCACTTGGAAAACCTTATGTAACTTTGCATGGTGAGGATATTATTCATCCGCTGAAAGAGGTGGATGGTTCGGCAATGGCCTGGGCGACGACACCGGAGCAGGTGGTGGATATATTGGTGTATGTGGTGGGGGAGTGA
- the trmD gene encoding tRNA (guanosine(37)-N1)-methyltransferase TrmD, whose protein sequence is MKFDVITLFPGMFESPLGDSILKRATEKGQLQVGLHQLRNYTHDKHHVVDDTPYGGGSGMVMKPDPVAEAIEAVKGERGKVILLSPAGKTFNQNEAKRLSKESHIVLVCGRYEGIDERVNKYVDETLSIGDFVMTGGEIAAMAIIDSVARLLPGVLGCEDSAAEESFSWDLLEYPHYTRPKSFRGEEVPEVLTSGNHEAIRLWRRKEALKKTLLVRPDLIDRSTLGKEDLKLIAEIEKGEED, encoded by the coding sequence ATGAAGTTTGATGTAATCACCCTCTTTCCGGGTATGTTTGAATCACCACTTGGTGATTCTATCCTGAAAAGAGCAACAGAGAAGGGTCAGCTGCAAGTTGGCCTTCATCAGCTCAGGAATTATACGCACGACAAACACCATGTTGTCGATGACACGCCCTACGGCGGTGGAAGCGGCATGGTGATGAAACCCGACCCTGTCGCTGAAGCGATCGAAGCGGTAAAAGGGGAAAGGGGGAAAGTTATTCTTCTTTCACCGGCCGGCAAGACCTTTAACCAGAATGAGGCAAAGCGGCTTTCAAAAGAGAGTCACATTGTTCTTGTCTGCGGCAGATACGAAGGAATAGACGAACGGGTTAACAAGTACGTCGATGAGACACTTTCCATCGGTGATTTTGTCATGACCGGCGGAGAGATTGCCGCCATGGCTATTATAGATTCAGTAGCCAGACTGCTTCCCGGTGTTTTGGGATGTGAAGATTCAGCGGCGGAAGAGTCATTTTCCTGGGATTTACTTGAGTACCCCCATTATACGAGACCCAAAAGCTTCAGGGGAGAAGAGGTTCCAGAGGTACTCACATCGGGCAACCATGAAGCCATCAGGCTCTGGCGGAGAAAAGAGGCCCTGAAAAAAACGCTATTAGTAAGACCTGACCTAATTGACAGGTCAACTCTTGGCAAGGAAGATCTTAAGCTTATTGCAGAGATTGAAAAAGGGGAAGAAGATTGA
- a CDS encoding zf-TFIIB domain-containing protein produces MANCSSCSAPLPAHTTICEYCHSRNDVDLKGIHEYTVSKPDSERICPTCNIPLQTINLAGDGKYYIERCDKCMGLFFDPGELEALLEKSVTNIFRIDHRSLNKLVKDRANQKRKIQYIKCPVCTNIMNRANFGKRSGVIIDRCKNHGIWLDGGELKQIMEWRKAGGRLLHDKKAAREKKIEKQWKRDGTIFHEKTIRNGNFSMSDLDLDDDIATSISNLISRLFT; encoded by the coding sequence ATGGCTAACTGTTCAAGCTGTTCAGCACCCCTTCCGGCCCATACGACGATCTGCGAATATTGTCACAGCCGCAATGACGTGGATCTGAAAGGTATTCACGAATATACCGTTTCAAAACCGGACTCGGAACGTATCTGTCCAACCTGCAACATCCCGCTGCAGACTATCAACCTGGCTGGCGACGGCAAATACTACATCGAACGCTGCGATAAATGCATGGGCCTCTTCTTCGATCCCGGAGAGCTGGAAGCGCTTCTTGAAAAAAGTGTTACCAATATTTTTCGCATTGACCACAGAAGTCTTAATAAACTGGTCAAAGACAGGGCCAATCAGAAAAGAAAGATTCAATACATCAAATGCCCGGTCTGTACAAACATAATGAACCGGGCCAACTTTGGTAAAAGAAGCGGCGTCATTATAGACCGCTGCAAGAATCACGGCATCTGGCTTGACGGTGGAGAATTAAAACAAATCATGGAGTGGCGAAAAGCGGGTGGCAGACTGCTGCATGATAAAAAGGCAGCCCGGGAAAAAAAGATAGAGAAGCAATGGAAAAGGGATGGGACTATTTTCCACGAAAAAACCATTCGAAACGGAAATTTCAGTATGTCCGACCTCGATCTTGACGACGATATTGCCACCAGTATATCAAATTTGATTTCCAGGTTATTTACTTAA
- the rpsP gene encoding 30S ribosomal protein S16, whose product MAVRIRLARGGRNKKPVYRVVVADSEAPRDGRFIEKVGTYDPNVEPAAVELDAEVALKWLKTGAKPTETVKSLLDKAGILETFKKEAKA is encoded by the coding sequence ATGGCAGTAAGAATAAGACTGGCCAGGGGCGGCAGAAATAAAAAGCCTGTATACAGGGTTGTCGTTGCTGACTCTGAAGCCCCGAGAGACGGCAGGTTTATTGAAAAGGTAGGAACTTACGATCCAAACGTAGAACCTGCTGCGGTAGAACTTGATGCTGAGGTGGCGCTTAAGTGGTTAAAAACAGGCGCAAAGCCGACAGAGACGGTAAAATCACTGCTCGACAAAGCCGGAATTCTCGAAACTTTTAAGAAGGAAGCCAAGGCTTAA
- a CDS encoding KH domain-containing protein: MSKELVEYIAKALVDNPDKVLVDEVKDERGAILNLSVDKSDLGKVIGKNGKTAKAIRAILSVASTKTDSHNLLKIME; encoded by the coding sequence ATGTCTAAAGAGCTGGTAGAATATATAGCAAAAGCGCTCGTCGATAATCCTGACAAGGTTCTTGTCGACGAGGTTAAAGATGAAAGGGGAGCAATACTGAACCTTTCCGTCGATAAAAGTGATCTTGGCAAGGTTATCGGCAAGAACGGCAAAACGGCGAAAGCGATAAGAGCCATTCTCAGCGTTGCGTCAACCAAGACTGACAGCCATAACCTGCTAAAGATAATGGAATAA
- the ffh gene encoding signal recognition particle protein, with translation MFEGLTDKLNRVFKNLKGRGKLTEKDIDAVLKEIRMVLLEADVNFKVVKNFVASIRERAIGHEVLDSLTPAQQVIKIVKDEMESLLGGETAELDLGARPPVAILLAGLQGSGKTTTSAKLARLLKEERKKKVLLVPADTQRAAAITQLKKLGQDLSIEVFDSATDMTPLDICKQAMEHARVNTFDALLIDSAGRLQIDGPLMDELKAIKEATAPVETLFVADAMTGQEAVNIATQFDESIGITGVILTKLDGDARGGAALSIRAVTGKPIKFVGIGEKSDALETFHPDRMTSRILDMGDVLSLVEKAARAFDGEDTADLEDKLKKNNFDLEDFKKQLQMMKKVGSFDQILGMIPGMGKMKKMDLQPAEGEFKKIESIIDSMTRVERRKPSIINGSRRLRIAKGSGTQVQDVNKLLKKFQQAQKMMKSFSKMGMKGLKRGSMPFNF, from the coding sequence ATGTTTGAAGGACTGACAGACAAGCTTAATCGTGTCTTTAAAAACCTTAAAGGCAGGGGAAAGCTTACAGAGAAAGATATCGATGCCGTACTCAAGGAAATCAGGATGGTTCTCCTTGAAGCGGACGTTAATTTCAAGGTCGTTAAAAATTTCGTTGCTTCCATCAGGGAAAGGGCTATTGGACATGAGGTCCTGGACAGTCTTACCCCGGCCCAGCAGGTTATCAAGATCGTCAAGGATGAAATGGAATCCCTCCTTGGCGGAGAAACGGCGGAACTTGATCTTGGCGCAAGACCGCCGGTTGCCATTCTGCTGGCCGGCCTTCAGGGGTCCGGTAAGACGACGACTTCGGCCAAGCTGGCAAGGCTGCTAAAGGAAGAGAGGAAGAAAAAGGTTCTCCTCGTTCCGGCAGATACGCAAAGAGCGGCTGCTATAACGCAGCTAAAGAAGCTTGGTCAGGACCTTTCCATTGAAGTCTTTGACAGCGCCACTGACATGACGCCCCTTGATATATGTAAGCAGGCCATGGAACATGCAAGGGTTAACACCTTTGATGCCCTCCTTATAGACAGCGCGGGACGGCTTCAGATTGACGGCCCGCTTATGGATGAGCTAAAGGCCATCAAGGAAGCGACTGCCCCTGTGGAAACACTCTTTGTGGCCGATGCCATGACCGGTCAGGAAGCAGTCAACATTGCCACGCAGTTTGACGAATCCATCGGTATTACCGGCGTGATTCTTACCAAGCTCGATGGTGATGCGAGAGGCGGCGCCGCCCTTTCCATCCGTGCCGTGACGGGCAAGCCGATCAAATTTGTCGGTATCGGTGAAAAATCAGATGCACTGGAAACCTTCCACCCTGACAGGATGACGTCGAGAATTCTCGACATGGGTGACGTACTTTCTCTCGTTGAAAAAGCGGCCAGGGCATTTGATGGTGAAGATACGGCAGACCTGGAAGATAAGTTAAAGAAGAACAACTTCGATCTTGAGGACTTTAAAAAGCAACTCCAGATGATGAAAAAGGTGGGTTCATTTGACCAGATCCTCGGCATGATTCCCGGCATGGGGAAAATGAAAAAGATGGATTTGCAACCTGCCGAAGGGGAATTTAAGAAGATTGAATCCATTATCGACTCAATGACACGCGTGGAGCGCCGTAAGCCTTCAATCATCAATGGAAGCAGGCGCCTCAGAATTGCCAAAGGAAGCGGAACACAAGTGCAGGACGTAAACAAGTTGCTAAAAAAATTCCAACAGGCGCAAAAAATGATGAAAAGCTTCTCCAAAATGGGGATGAAAGGTTTAAAAAGGGGATCCATGCCCTTTAATTTTTAA
- a CDS encoding glycosyltransferase family 9 protein, translated as MKVDTMRNIDYYVGVPLCLIGTIIIKLINFFRGKEEREPKNVLLIELSEMGSAILVDPAMEKIKKDLKANLFFVIFKKNKPSLDLLGTVPQENIFTIRADGIVNLAVDTLSFLSWTRSKNIDTIIDLELFSRFTALLTGFSGASNTVGFHAFHNEGLYRGDFLTHKVAYNPHTHIAKNFIALVNSLTAKSKEVPFSKTIVKNSEIKLKKITFTEEEKGVVREIVKKNFETYNTSKDKIVLINPNASELLTQRRWPMDNYAELIKEILKMDKKILVLITGSPGERGEAAMLKRNVGSDRCINFAGEVKFLQLPILYSISDFMVSNDSGPGHFSSITDMLTFVLFGPETPNLYGSLGKSYPIYADLACSPCVSAWNHRKTACTDNQCLKMISPEMVMKEIKKRYKK; from the coding sequence ATGAAAGTAGATACCATGCGGAACATCGACTATTATGTTGGAGTTCCCCTCTGCCTGATAGGCACGATTATTATAAAACTCATTAATTTCTTCAGGGGAAAGGAAGAGAGAGAACCGAAAAATGTACTCCTCATCGAGCTTTCTGAAATGGGTAGCGCCATTCTTGTCGATCCGGCCATGGAGAAGATCAAGAAAGACCTGAAAGCCAATCTCTTTTTTGTAATCTTCAAGAAAAACAAGCCCAGCCTCGATCTGCTCGGCACGGTTCCACAGGAAAACATTTTTACAATCAGGGCAGACGGCATTGTAAACCTCGCTGTCGATACGCTCAGTTTCCTCTCCTGGACACGTTCAAAAAATATCGACACCATTATCGACCTGGAGCTTTTTTCCCGCTTTACGGCCCTTTTAACAGGATTTAGCGGAGCTTCCAATACGGTCGGTTTTCATGCTTTTCACAATGAGGGCCTCTATCGCGGCGATTTTTTGACTCACAAAGTCGCCTATAATCCGCATACCCATATTGCCAAAAATTTTATCGCCCTGGTTAACTCTTTAACAGCAAAAAGCAAAGAAGTTCCCTTTTCAAAAACAATTGTCAAAAACAGTGAAATAAAACTTAAAAAAATCACATTTACGGAAGAAGAAAAGGGTGTGGTCAGGGAGATAGTAAAAAAGAATTTTGAGACCTATAACACCTCAAAAGACAAGATCGTCCTTATCAATCCCAACGCCAGCGAACTGCTAACCCAACGCCGCTGGCCAATGGATAACTATGCTGAATTGATCAAGGAAATCCTCAAAATGGACAAAAAGATACTTGTCCTCATTACCGGTTCACCTGGAGAAAGAGGCGAAGCAGCCATGCTAAAGCGAAACGTGGGAAGCGACAGGTGCATCAACTTTGCAGGCGAAGTGAAGTTCCTTCAACTGCCCATTCTTTATAGCATTAGTGACTTTATGGTCTCCAACGATTCCGGGCCGGGCCACTTTTCGTCTATTACCGACATGCTCACTTTCGTTCTTTTCGGGCCGGAAACACCAAATCTCTATGGCTCACTTGGAAAATCCTACCCCATTTATGCTGATCTTGCCTGCTCTCCTTGCGTGAGTGCATGGAATCACCGCAAGACAGCCTGCACCGACAACCAGTGCCTAAAGATGATTTCACCTGAAATGGTGATGAAGGAGATTAAAAAGCGTTATAAGAAGTAA
- the rimM gene encoding ribosome maturation factor RimM (Essential for efficient processing of 16S rRNA), translating into MSAEDLLLIGKITKPHGIRGKLKVYSYAESPEIFNDAQILYLKLESSSLRPLHVESAGFHGDMVILGLKEIDSRDKAEEIARGELYIEKKYLEPLEKGEYYRYELIGLEVETVDGLIVGAVEDVFPTGSNDVLVVKKGKVENLIPVTREVVKAVDLENKKMLIEPLENMIEGL; encoded by the coding sequence GTGTCTGCTGAAGATCTTCTCCTCATTGGAAAGATAACGAAACCACACGGCATAAGGGGCAAGTTGAAAGTTTACTCCTATGCCGAATCACCTGAGATTTTTAATGATGCTCAAATTCTCTATCTCAAACTGGAATCGTCCTCCCTCAGGCCCCTTCATGTGGAGAGCGCCGGTTTTCACGGGGACATGGTTATTCTCGGCTTAAAGGAAATTGATAGCCGGGACAAAGCGGAAGAGATAGCAAGGGGCGAGCTTTATATTGAAAAGAAATATCTGGAACCTCTCGAAAAGGGTGAGTATTACAGGTATGAGCTTATCGGCCTTGAAGTGGAAACGGTTGACGGCCTTATTGTAGGCGCCGTTGAAGATGTCTTCCCCACAGGCAGCAACGATGTTCTCGTTGTTAAAAAGGGGAAAGTGGAAAACCTCATTCCCGTAACGAGGGAAGTCGTTAAAGCGGTAGACCTGGAAAATAAGAAGATGCTCATAGAGCCTCTCGAAAATATGATCGAAGGCTTATGA